A DNA window from Coleofasciculus sp. FACHB-T130 contains the following coding sequences:
- a CDS encoding F0F1 ATP synthase subunit gamma has product MANLKFIRDRIQSVKNTKKITEAMRLVAAAKVRRAQQQVTATRPFADRLAQVLYGLQNRLRFEEANLPLLRNREVRSVGILVITGDRGLCGAYNTNVIRRAENRAKELQAEGRDYKFVLVGRKAIQYFQRRDQPIDATYTGLEQIPTAAEASRIADELLSLFLSENVDRIELVYTKFVSLISSRPVVQTLLPLTTQGLEARDDEIFRLTTRGGGFEVTREKVSTQVREFPRDMIFEQDPVQILDALLPLYLNNQLLRALQESAASELAARMTAMNNASDNAKELIGSLTLKYNKARQAAITQEILEVVGGAEALQG; this is encoded by the coding sequence ATGGCAAATCTAAAATTTATTCGCGATCGCATTCAGTCGGTCAAAAACACCAAAAAAATCACCGAGGCAATGCGCCTCGTTGCCGCCGCCAAAGTGCGCCGCGCCCAACAACAGGTGACTGCCACTCGCCCCTTTGCCGACCGCCTCGCTCAGGTTCTCTACGGTCTGCAAAACCGTCTGCGGTTTGAAGAAGCAAATCTGCCTCTGTTGAGAAACCGGGAGGTTCGGTCTGTAGGAATTTTGGTTATTACAGGCGATCGCGGTCTCTGCGGTGCCTACAACACCAACGTCATCCGTCGCGCTGAAAACCGCGCCAAGGAACTACAAGCTGAAGGTCGGGACTATAAATTTGTGCTGGTAGGGCGCAAAGCTATCCAATACTTCCAGCGTCGCGACCAGCCGATTGACGCTACTTATACTGGCTTAGAGCAAATTCCTACAGCAGCAGAAGCATCCAGAATCGCTGACGAACTGCTTTCCTTGTTCTTGTCCGAGAATGTAGACCGGATTGAATTGGTTTACACCAAGTTTGTCTCCTTGATCAGCTCTCGCCCAGTGGTGCAAACCTTGCTGCCGCTGACAACCCAAGGACTAGAAGCAAGAGATGATGAAATCTTCCGCCTCACAACTCGCGGTGGCGGTTTTGAGGTAACGCGGGAGAAAGTCTCTACCCAAGTTCGAGAGTTTCCACGGGACATGATCTTCGAACAAGATCCAGTGCAGATTCTCGATGCCCTCCTGCCGTTGTATCTGAATAACCAGTTACTGCGGGCTTTGCAAGAGTCGGCAGCGAGCGAACTAGCAGCACGGATGACGGCGATGAACAACGCCAGCGACAACGCTAAGGAGCTGATTGGTTCTCTTACCCTGAAGTACAACAAAGCGCGTCAGGCGGCAATCACCCAGGAAATTCTGGAAGTTGTCGGCGGTGCCGAAGCGTTACAAGGCTAG
- a CDS encoding ssl1498 family light-harvesting-like protein encodes MKYTTDERGILNNYAAEPAVYFAESPSPEQQRRYAFQGAIATLFVTLLVLTALGVS; translated from the coding sequence ATGAAATACACCACCGACGAAAGAGGCATCCTCAACAACTATGCAGCCGAGCCTGCGGTGTACTTTGCCGAGTCCCCTTCACCAGAGCAGCAGCGTCGCTACGCTTTTCAAGGCGCGATCGCTACTTTGTTTGTCACCCTGCTGGTTCTGACTGCATTGGGTGTCAGCTAA
- a CDS encoding 2Fe-2S iron-sulfur cluster-binding protein, giving the protein MSKTHKVEIYDQGNTQTLEVPEDKTILQVAYAAGLDLPSSCNAGVCTTCAAKVLEGKVEQGDGMGVSPELQAQGYVLLCVAYPRSDLKIESGKEDELYELQFGQFQK; this is encoded by the coding sequence ATGTCCAAGACACATAAAGTTGAAATTTACGATCAAGGGAATACTCAGACCCTTGAAGTGCCAGAGGATAAAACGATCCTTCAGGTTGCCTATGCTGCTGGGTTAGACTTACCCAGCTCTTGCAATGCGGGAGTTTGTACTACCTGTGCGGCTAAGGTTCTAGAAGGCAAGGTAGAACAGGGGGATGGCATGGGCGTCAGTCCAGAGCTTCAGGCACAAGGCTATGTACTACTCTGCGTCGCTTATCCCCGCTCCGATTTGAAAATTGAGAGTGGGAAAGAAGACGAACTGTACGAGCTACAATTCGGGCAGTTCCAGAAGTAG
- a CDS encoding F0F1 ATP synthase subunit B, which yields MGIMGTFFLLAEVAHSAGAELAEAEGHHGFGLNPDIFEANLINLAILIGVLFYFGRNLLGNILSERRSRIETAIREAEQRQKEAASALSDAQQKLTQAQAEAERIRKDAEESAKAARESILAKAAKDVERLQKTAVEDLNTERERAIAELRAQVSAMALQRVESQLKSQLDDAAQQQLIDSSIASVGGR from the coding sequence ATGGGTATCATGGGGACTTTTTTCTTATTAGCCGAGGTGGCTCACTCAGCTGGCGCTGAATTAGCAGAGGCAGAGGGGCATCATGGTTTCGGTTTAAATCCGGACATTTTTGAAGCCAATCTAATTAACCTGGCAATTCTTATTGGTGTACTGTTTTACTTTGGACGTAACTTATTAGGCAATATCCTAAGCGAGCGTCGTTCAAGGATTGAAACGGCGATTAGAGAAGCAGAGCAACGCCAGAAAGAGGCAGCATCTGCACTCTCTGATGCCCAACAGAAATTAACTCAGGCTCAAGCGGAGGCAGAACGAATCCGCAAAGATGCTGAAGAAAGTGCTAAGGCAGCGAGAGAATCCATTTTGGCGAAAGCAGCGAAGGATGTCGAACGCTTGCAAAAAACAGCGGTTGAGGATTTGAACACTGAAAGGGAGCGAGCGATCGCTGAACTCAGAGCGCAAGTTTCTGCAATGGCGTTGCAGCGCGTTGAATCGCAACTCAAAAGCCAATTGGATGATGCTGCTCAACAACAATTAATTGACAGCAGCATCGCTAGTGTAGGAGGTCGCTGA
- a CDS encoding ssl1498 family light-harvesting-like protein, with protein sequence MRYTTDERGILNNYAAEPAVYFAESPSPEQQRRYAFQGAIAILFVTLLVLTALGVS encoded by the coding sequence ATGAGATACACCACCGACGAAAGAGGCATCCTCAACAACTATGCAGCCGAGCCTGCGGTGTACTTTGCCGAGTCCCCTTCACCAGAGCAGCAGCGTCGCTACGCTTTTCAAGGCGCGATCGCTATTTTGTTTGTCACCCTGCTGGTTCTGACTGCCTTAGGTGTCAGCTAA
- the atpH gene encoding ATP synthase F1 subunit delta: MKGSMVSGEIVEPYAEALMSLAQSQNQTERFGEDVRSLLGVLESSEDLQHFLGNPVVSAENKKAVLQQIAGDGLHPYILNFLMLLVERRRILFLEGICKQFQALLRKLNQTVLAEVISAVELSESQQQAIGEKVKAISGAQEVELDTKLDPDLIGGVIIKVGSQVLDASLRGQLRRIGIRLNSAA, translated from the coding sequence ATGAAAGGTAGTATGGTTAGCGGTGAAATCGTAGAGCCGTATGCAGAGGCATTAATGTCCTTGGCTCAGTCGCAGAACCAGACAGAGCGGTTTGGCGAAGATGTACGCTCTTTGTTGGGAGTCCTAGAAAGTTCTGAGGATCTACAGCATTTTCTGGGCAATCCAGTTGTAAGCGCTGAAAATAAAAAAGCGGTATTGCAGCAAATTGCTGGCGATGGACTTCACCCCTACATCCTCAACTTTTTGATGTTGCTGGTAGAGAGGCGACGTATCCTCTTTCTAGAGGGAATTTGCAAACAGTTCCAGGCACTTCTGCGGAAGCTGAATCAGACTGTTCTAGCAGAAGTTATCTCAGCGGTAGAACTGTCGGAGTCTCAGCAGCAAGCCATCGGTGAAAAAGTAAAAGCGATTAGCGGTGCCCAGGAAGTAGAACTCGATACCAAACTCGATCCAGATTTAATCGGTGGTGTCATCATCAAAGTGGGGTCTCAGGTATTGGATGCCAGTTTGCGAGGACAACTGCGCCGTATTGGCATACGCCTGAACAGTGCCGCCTAA
- a CDS encoding ssl1498 family light-harvesting-like protein has product MKYTTDERGILNNYAAEPAVYFAESPSPEQQRRYAFQGAIATLFVTLLVLTALSVS; this is encoded by the coding sequence ATGAAATACACCACCGACGAAAGAGGCATCCTCAACAACTATGCAGCTGAGCCTGCGGTGTACTTTGCCGAGTCCCCTTCACCAGAGCAGCAGCGTCGCTACGCTTTTCAAGGCGCGATCGCTACTTTGTTTGTCACCCTGCTGGTTCTGACTGCATTGAGTGTCAGCTAA
- the atpA gene encoding F0F1 ATP synthase subunit alpha, whose product MISIRPDEISSIIRQQIEQYDRDVSVSNVGTVLQVGDGIARIYGLDKVMSGELVEFEDGSVGIALNLEEDNVGVVLMSDGRNIQEGSSVSATGKIAQVPVGEALIGRVVDALARPIDGKGDLNTTETRLIESGAPGIIARRSVYEPMQTGITAIDAMIPIGRGQRELIIGDRQTGKTSIAVDTILNQKEEDVICVYVAIGQKASTVAQVVNVLQERGAMDYTIVVAANANDPATLQYLAPYTGASLAEYFMYKGKATLIIYDDLSKQAQAYRQMSLLLRRPPGREAYPGDVFYLHSRLLERAAKLSTELGEGSMTALPIIETQAGDVSAYIPTNVISITDGQIFLTSDLFNSGLRPAVNPGISVSRVGSAAQTKAMKKVAGKLKLELAQFDDLQAFAQFASDLDKATQDQLARGQRLRELLKQPQYSPLSVAEQVAVVYAGLNGYLDDIPVEKVAPFARSLREYLKTSKPKYMEILRKEKQLTEDAEGILKEAIGEAKKTFMAMA is encoded by the coding sequence ATGATCAGCATCAGACCTGACGAAATTAGCAGCATTATTCGGCAGCAAATTGAACAATACGACCGAGACGTTAGTGTTTCTAACGTGGGTACCGTATTGCAAGTAGGTGACGGGATTGCCCGGATTTATGGCCTAGACAAGGTTATGTCCGGGGAACTGGTGGAATTTGAAGACGGTAGCGTTGGCATCGCCCTGAACTTAGAAGAAGACAACGTGGGCGTGGTGCTAATGAGCGATGGTCGCAACATCCAGGAAGGTAGCTCTGTGAGCGCCACCGGCAAGATTGCTCAGGTGCCAGTGGGCGAAGCCTTGATTGGTCGTGTTGTGGATGCTCTCGCTCGTCCGATTGATGGAAAGGGAGACCTTAACACCACAGAAACCCGCCTCATTGAATCAGGCGCACCGGGAATTATTGCTCGGCGCTCGGTTTACGAACCGATGCAAACCGGCATTACCGCTATTGACGCGATGATTCCGATTGGTCGGGGTCAGCGGGAGCTAATCATTGGTGACAGACAAACCGGAAAAACTTCGATCGCGGTTGACACCATCCTCAACCAGAAAGAAGAAGACGTGATTTGCGTCTACGTCGCTATCGGTCAAAAAGCTTCTACCGTCGCCCAAGTGGTGAACGTGCTTCAGGAACGAGGCGCAATGGACTACACCATTGTGGTAGCAGCAAACGCTAACGACCCAGCAACCCTGCAATATCTAGCTCCCTACACGGGCGCTAGCTTGGCAGAATACTTCATGTACAAGGGCAAGGCGACACTGATCATCTATGATGACCTCTCCAAGCAAGCCCAAGCTTATCGCCAGATGTCCCTGCTGCTGCGTCGTCCGCCCGGACGGGAAGCTTATCCTGGGGATGTGTTCTATCTCCACTCCCGTTTGCTGGAGCGTGCGGCAAAGCTGAGTACAGAACTGGGTGAAGGCAGCATGACCGCGCTGCCAATTATCGAAACCCAAGCTGGGGACGTTTCCGCTTACATTCCCACCAACGTGATTTCGATTACCGATGGTCAGATTTTCTTGACCTCCGACCTATTCAACTCTGGCTTGCGTCCCGCAGTGAACCCTGGTATTTCCGTGTCACGGGTGGGTTCAGCGGCTCAAACCAAGGCGATGAAAAAAGTGGCTGGTAAGCTAAAGCTGGAGTTGGCTCAGTTTGACGACCTGCAAGCTTTTGCTCAGTTTGCCTCGGATTTGGATAAGGCAACCCAAGACCAGTTGGCGCGGGGTCAGCGCTTGCGGGAACTTCTGAAGCAGCCGCAATACTCGCCGCTATCAGTGGCTGAGCAAGTGGCAGTTGTGTATGCAGGTTTGAATGGCTATTTGGATGATATTCCTGTAGAAAAGGTGGCTCCTTTTGCGCGATCGCTGCGGGAGTACCTGAAAACCAGCAAGCCGAAGTACATGGAAATCCTCCGCAAAGAGAAGCAGCTGACGGAAGATGCAGAAGGCATCCTCAAGGAAGCGATCGGTGAAGCGAAGAAGACCTTCATGGCGATGGCGTAA
- a CDS encoding DUF3326 domain-containing protein, translating to MNRRPYTVVLIVPTGVGAAVGGYAGDALPVARAIAQISDILITHPNVLNGAQLYWNLPNAFYVEGYGLDKFAAGCWGLRPVHQNRVGLILDQGIEPELRLRHLQAADATRATLGLNLTDYVVTDAPLGVELRTAASGASWGTIGNPDSLLRAAEVLITKARAEAIAVVARFPDDIETEALESYRHGQGVDPLAGAEAVISHLIVRTFQIPCAHAPALLPLPLDPHLSPRSAAEELGYTFLPCVLVGLSRAPQFIRKPHSGTTLPGDVWADRVDAVVVPATACGGSAILSLSQTRSQIIAVEENKTQMQVPPEQVGIKALRVNSYLEALGVLVAHRAGISPGAISPTLSSLVRIQ from the coding sequence GTGAATCGGCGTCCTTACACGGTTGTCTTAATTGTCCCGACTGGGGTTGGGGCAGCAGTTGGGGGATATGCGGGGGATGCGCTGCCAGTGGCAAGAGCGATCGCGCAAATCTCCGACATCCTGATTACCCACCCCAATGTCCTCAACGGTGCCCAGTTGTACTGGAATTTGCCCAACGCTTTCTATGTGGAAGGCTACGGACTTGACAAATTTGCGGCTGGGTGCTGGGGACTGCGACCCGTGCATCAGAACCGGGTCGGTTTAATCCTCGACCAAGGAATTGAACCCGAACTGCGGTTGCGGCATCTCCAGGCAGCGGATGCCACGAGAGCCACGCTGGGATTGAATCTCACAGATTATGTGGTGACAGACGCCCCGCTTGGGGTGGAACTGCGGACAGCGGCATCGGGAGCTAGTTGGGGGACGATTGGAAATCCTGATAGTTTATTACGGGCAGCAGAGGTACTGATTACTAAGGCGAGGGCAGAAGCGATCGCAGTCGTTGCCCGTTTCCCCGATGACATCGAAACCGAGGCGCTGGAAAGTTACCGACACGGGCAGGGAGTTGACCCCCTCGCCGGTGCTGAAGCTGTAATTAGTCACCTGATCGTGCGAACCTTTCAAATCCCCTGTGCCCACGCCCCAGCTTTGTTACCCCTGCCCCTCGATCCGCACCTGTCTCCCCGCTCAGCTGCCGAGGAATTGGGCTATACTTTTTTACCCTGCGTTCTAGTGGGTCTGAGTCGCGCCCCCCAGTTTATTAGAAAACCCCACAGTGGTACGACCTTACCTGGAGATGTGTGGGCAGATCGAGTCGATGCCGTCGTCGTACCCGCAACTGCTTGTGGCGGCAGTGCAATCCTGAGTTTAAGCCAAACGCGATCGCAGATTATTGCCGTCGAAGAAAATAAAACTCAGATGCAAGTTCCTCCAGAACAAGTGGGAATTAAAGCATTGCGGGTAAACTCATATTTAGAAGCACTCGGTGTTTTGGTGGCCCATCGAGCTGGCATTAGTCCAGGTGCCATTAGTCCAACCCTGTCTTCGCTAGTCAGAATTCAGTAA